Proteins co-encoded in one Halococcoides cellulosivorans genomic window:
- a CDS encoding type II toxin-antitoxin system VapC family toxin has product MIDADTDFFIALVEDDDWLGERAAAIAAEYEGELYSSRATLLELLMVSDRFEFDRMAALSYALEIATVDADVSVLFQAADYMDEYGLTAFDAYHLAFAGDDPIVSSDQAFDDVTDDRIPIEEGNERE; this is encoded by the coding sequence ATGATTGACGCCGACACGGACTTTTTCATCGCGCTGGTGGAAGACGACGACTGGCTGGGGGAGCGGGCCGCCGCGATCGCTGCCGAGTATGAGGGAGAACTCTATTCCTCTCGGGCGACGCTGCTGGAACTGTTGATGGTCTCGGATCGGTTCGAGTTCGATCGGATGGCAGCGCTGAGCTACGCCCTCGAAATCGCGACGGTCGACGCGGACGTGTCAGTCCTGTTCCAGGCCGCGGACTACATGGACGAGTACGGCCTCACCGCGTTCGACGCCTATCACCTCGCGTTCGCGGGTGACGATCCCATCGTCTCCTCGGACCAGGCGTTCGACGACGTGACCGACGACCGCATTCCGATCGAAGAAGGCAACGAGCGCGAGTAG
- a CDS encoding type I restriction-modification system subunit M — translation MPLSLPDLETHLFKCADIIRDAVDPTDYKEYILPLVYYKSISDEFETQYAANVEEYGEEFARRSNLYDIPVIPEGYLWDDVRAVSDNVDQALNDAFDALTEENPELTGVFRADYIDADALDDDRLGKLVEHLTTYDLDRESVPPDMLGEAYMDLVRHFAEEEGKSGGQFFTPPHIVNLCVRLVDEFEDGMTFHDPTVGSGGMLIEAARYYREQQGGDPTKLTFTGQEINPDIAAIAKMNLSIHGLDGEIEREDSLSSPAFTDEDTSDLTRFDRVLANFPFSADWAKSDLQDDAFGRFDWHEKLPRADRGDYAFIMHMAEQLKRPERDGVGGKAAIVIPHGVLFRKHESRYREPMLENDLVEAIVGLPENLFQNNSIPSAVLVLNADKPAEREGEVQFIHAADEDFYEELSNQNELTDDGLDHIVANFREWATEERVSRTVSIEEIRENDYNLNIALYVDTTEPEEDIDVVEELATLRELQAERSEIEATMTEHMEALNYE, via the coding sequence ATGCCCCTCTCTTTGCCCGACCTTGAAACGCACCTCTTCAAGTGCGCCGACATTATCCGCGATGCCGTCGATCCGACCGACTACAAGGAGTACATTCTCCCGCTCGTCTACTACAAATCGATCTCCGACGAGTTCGAGACTCAGTACGCGGCCAACGTCGAGGAGTACGGCGAGGAGTTCGCCCGGCGGAGCAACCTCTACGATATTCCCGTCATTCCCGAGGGCTATCTGTGGGACGACGTTCGCGCCGTCTCGGACAACGTCGATCAGGCGCTGAACGACGCGTTCGACGCGCTCACCGAGGAGAACCCCGAACTCACGGGGGTCTTCCGCGCAGACTACATCGACGCAGACGCGCTCGACGACGACCGGCTTGGAAAACTCGTCGAACACCTCACGACGTACGATCTCGACCGCGAGAGCGTGCCGCCGGACATGCTCGGGGAGGCGTACATGGATCTGGTGCGGCACTTCGCGGAGGAGGAAGGCAAATCGGGCGGGCAGTTCTTCACGCCGCCGCACATCGTCAACCTCTGCGTTCGCCTCGTGGACGAGTTCGAGGACGGCATGACGTTCCACGACCCGACCGTTGGCTCGGGCGGGATGCTCATCGAGGCCGCCCGCTACTACCGCGAACAGCAGGGCGGCGACCCGACGAAGCTGACGTTCACCGGGCAGGAAATCAACCCCGACATCGCCGCGATCGCGAAGATGAACCTCTCCATTCACGGCCTGGATGGCGAGATCGAGCGCGAGGACTCACTGTCGAGTCCGGCGTTCACCGACGAGGACACCAGCGACCTCACGCGCTTCGATCGCGTCCTCGCCAACTTCCCGTTCTCGGCGGACTGGGCGAAAAGCGACCTCCAGGACGACGCCTTTGGCCGGTTCGACTGGCACGAGAAACTCCCGCGTGCCGACCGGGGCGACTACGCCTTTATCATGCACATGGCGGAGCAACTCAAGCGGCCCGAGCGCGACGGGGTGGGCGGCAAGGCCGCGATCGTCATTCCCCACGGCGTCCTCTTCCGCAAACACGAGTCCCGGTATCGGGAGCCAATGCTCGAAAACGATCTGGTGGAGGCCATCGTCGGGTTGCCCGAGAACCTGTTCCAGAACAACTCGATTCCCTCCGCCGTCCTCGTGTTGAACGCGGACAAGCCCGCCGAGCGCGAGGGCGAGGTGCAGTTCATCCACGCCGCCGACGAGGACTTTTACGAGGAACTCTCGAACCAGAACGAACTCACCGACGACGGCCTCGACCACATCGTCGCAAATTTCCGCGAGTGGGCGACCGAGGAGCGCGTGAGTCGAACGGTGTCGATCGAGGAGATTCGGGAGAACGACTACAACCTCAACATCGCGCTGTACGTCGATACGACGGAGCCAGAGGAGGACATCGACGTGGTGGAAGAACTGGCGACGTTGCGCGAGTTGCAGGCCGAGCGGAGCGAGATCGAGGCGACGATGACCGAGCACATGGAGGCGTTGAACTATGAGTGA